A region of the Desulfobacter postgatei 2ac9 genome:
GACATGATACCGAGCATGCTCTGATTAAATGGTTACCCCGGGATAATGAGTGCGGCCTCAAAAAATGATGGAAAAAATCGTTAAAATGGTCCAGAAAAGTGAGGGAAAAAGTAAGGGGCCCCCTCACGTTCCTTGGCCGGTGCGTTGATGGAGGGCCCCTGCCACATTAACCAATGGCGGGAACTATGATATCATTAGACGTGCTTACCCAACAATCGTTATTTTCTCTTCTTCATCAAATTGACTTAGATCTGGCGAGGCAAACCAAAGAGTGCCGCTGCCCTACTGTGAGGGACCGTTGCACGATGCCAACTACTGGCGTAAACCGCGTGGCGGCCCTCCAGATCTTGAAAAAGTCTTTGAGCTTCGTTACAGCCTTTGCTGCGGGCGTGAAGGATGCCGCCGGCCACGCAGAAGTTGGGCTGGTTCCAGGGGGACATTAATTTGTTACAAGGTGTCAGCTCACGGTTTTGCCCCCGTTTACCTCCATGGTGGAGGCCGGAGGAAGCAAACCGAAAGGAGAGACGCCATGAGCAACACGCAAGCGCCTATTTGGCGGCGCTGGGGACAATTTCGTTTCTCAGTGATTGGTGAACTGTTGTCCAGCCCGCCTGCCAAGGGGCAGCTGCAGCAGGAAATTCAACGGCTTTCACAAAAAATTTATCAACACCCCATTGACGAAAACCGCAAATTCACATTGGGTGCATCGACCATTGAACGGTGGTATTATAAAGCCAAAGTGGTTGATGATCCGGTAGTTGTCCTGGGGCGAAAACTTCGATCCGACGCTGGGATACGCTGGGCCATGCCCGAAGCACTGCTGGATGCGTCCGGGAACTGGCTTCAGCCTATGGTACTGGCGATCCTTGATGACCATTCCCGTATTTGCTGCCACCTGCAGTTTTATCTGGCCGAAACTGCCCAGTGCCTGGTTCATGGACTGATCCAGGCGTTTATGAAACGGGGGCTGCCCAGGTCATTGATGACCGATAACGGGTCGGCAATGCTGGCAGAGGAAACCACACAAGGGCTTGCCCGTCTGGGCATTGATCACAAAACCACGTTGCCTTACTCCCCATATCAAAATGGCAAGCAGGAAGTCTTCTGGGGCCAGCTTGAAGGGCGGCTTTTGGAGCTGGTACGCAAACACAAGGACTTAAAACTGTCCTTTTTAAATCAGGCAGCCCAAGCCTGGGTCGAGCAGGATTACCATCGCAGATTCAACCGGGAGATTAACTCAACCCCTTTGGATCGCCTTCTTAACGGTAAAAGCGTTGCCAGGAATATCCCGGAAAGTGAGGTCCTGCGCCTTGCCTTTACACGCAGGGTGACCCGTAAGCCAAGGCGTAGTGACGCCACCGTCGCTGTTGGCGGTATTCGCTATGAACTGCCGTCCCGGTTCAGCCACATGGAATCGGTTGTCTTACGTTTTGCCGGCTGGGATAGAAGTCAGTTGACTTTGGTGGACCCCAAGACCGATGCCCCCCTTGCACAACTGCTGCCCCAGGACAAAACCGCCAATGCTTCAGGAAAACGCCGGGTGATCTCCCCTGAAATTTCCCAGACAGATCCTGTTGACACATTTGACGCCGGATCAGTTACAGGATTATCTTCATTTTGCATTGGATCAGGCAGGAAACAGCCAGTTGATGACCGACGCATTGATACGGACCCTGGCCGGCCATGCCGCCAACAATCTGCGGATTCTCAACCAGATGGCTGCAGAGCTTCTAAATGCTGCCGCAGTGAAAGAATTGCCAAAAATCGACGAAGCTTTATTTTTTCAATTATTCTCACCCAGCCGATCCAGACCAAAACAAAATTAAAATTCTTATCAGACAACCACCCCAAAAATAAAATTTGGAAAATCTGTAATTATTTTAACCATCACTTCAGCTTGGCTGTTCTTGACGAATCAACAGGCAAGTGGCCAGTCGCCCCTTCCCCTAAAAATATCCCCTATCTTAAAGCCGAAAATGCCGGCGGCAGACACATCCTGCTTAAACCGAATTCTGCTATCCAACCGTATTATTTTCTTGCAGACGATTTAAACAGCGACCTGCTTACCCGACATCATCAATTCAAACCGGGAGTTTTTAAACCCGGCAGAATGGTCATAGAAACTTCGCCCGGCAACTATCAGGTATGGATTCATAGTTCTCGCCCCCTTGACCTTGCTGAAAAACGATATTGGCTGGAAAAACTGCACAGCGACCCCGGCGCAGACCCTAAAAACAGATGGGGTAGATGCCCCGGGTTCAGGAATAGAAAAGCAAAACACAAAACGCTTTCAGGGCAGTATCCATTGGCAAAACTTGTCTGGGTTGATTGGAAAAACCAGGCGAATATCCCTGAAATACAACTACCCTCCTGTTCTCAAAAGGCTTTTTCCCATCAACCCCAGGGGGGAGTGTGTCATAAAAACAATATTAACCGGTCCCTTTATAATAAAGGTAACGAATCCGCCACTGATTTAGCATATGCTTTGGCTCTCTATCGAAGAGGGTTTACCCGAACGGAAATTTACAATCGTATTATTTAGCAAAGACAGGATTGGAGCAATCATGCTGGTGAGCGAAGAAAAGCACAGTATCTGACGAGGACTTTACTGAAAGCAGAAAAAATTATCGGTTAAAATTGAATACATCTCAATTTTTGCTCACGCCTTCCTGCTCATATCCTAAAAAACACGACCGATACGCACAATTCGTCCATCATATTTGTTGATCATCAATCCATCAATTTGCGAGTCCGCGCTCACTTTTTTGTAGACGATTTAAACAGTGACATGCTCATGATCAACAGACCCTATAAACAAAGTGTTTGAATCTTTCATGCATGCGAATATCTAAAACTCGGTATATATTTTGCTTGTTTGACCTATCCAATGATAATTTTTATTAAAGAAGAAGAAGAAATGAAAGCAAAATAATCACAGCAAAGGCGATCGCCCTTATAATGATTGAAGTGTTTGTGTTGAATAGTGCGGAATTTTGTCAACAAAAAAACAAAAAATGTACAAAAACCTCGGTGATTGAACTGACAGAAGAATAACTCCAGTGGCAGAACAAACATATGCGCAAGCTCAAAAAAGTAAAATTGAACAAAATCGGGATGGAGCAAATCAACAAATGGTGGATAAAAAAGGGAAAGCGCAAAACAAATAAAGTCGAAATGGATGATGTTAATCACGTTTAACATAAATTTATGGGGGAATTAATGAAGCATATTATAAAGATTGTTATATTTTTTATGGTTGGGTGTTGGGCAACTGCATTTGCTCAAGATGGAAAGGTTGGATTTATCAAAAAGCTTTCCGGCGATGTTTCAATCAAACGGGGAGAAACAATCGTTGCTACTGCTCAAGGGGATCCGATTCTTAAATCAGATGTGTTAATTACAAAAACTGACAGTTCTGTTGGAATCATATTTACGGACGGGACAACGATTGCCATAGGCCAGAATACGGAATGTAACATTGAGAACTATATGTTTGAACCTAAAGCAAATGCATATGCCTTTAACCTGTATCTTAAAAAGGGAAAAGCGATCTATAATTCAGGCAGAATTGGAAAACTTGCGCCGGACAAAGTCTCGTTAAAGACGCCAAATGCAATTGTCGGCACCAGGGGAACGCATTTTATTATTCAAGTAAATTAAGAAAGGAAACTGAAATGATTCGCTATATTCTTTTTTTTGCGGGAGCTCTTTTTCTTATTTCCTGCAGTGCGAAGACCTCTGTAATCCTTTTGCCGGAGCAGGATAATAATGCAAGTGCTGTAATCGTATCAAACGATAGGTCCTCTATAGCGCTGGAAAAACCCTATAGCTGCGCAACGGTCGGCAATTCGAAATCAAGGATTGATACAAAAATAATTGAAAAGAACAAAGTTGAGGATGACTACAAAGCGCTTTTTCAGGCAGAACCGTTAAAACCTGTCTCTATTCTTCTTTATTTTGAATTTGGCTCGGATCGTTTGTTACCTGAGTCTGCAGCCTTAATTGTCGATGTACTCAAACTATCTAAAGAGCGGGAACCCTCTGAGGTAAGTATTATTGGCCACTCTGATTCCATGGGAAAAGCGGATTATAATTATAAGCTGGCCCTGGATCGAGCCAAACTAGTGGAAAAAATTATAAAAGATGCAAATATTGATTTGAAAAATATGTCGGTTACCTCCCATGGTGAAAATGATCCCTTAGTGATTACGGGTGACAATGTATCAGAAGAAAAAAATCGAAGAGTTGAGATAATGGTCAAGTAAGGCCCGCAGATTTCGTTTCGATTCCCTAATTTTTAAACAGGCTCTTAGGCCATGCGCCTAAACGCATAAACGCGGAGTTCTTTTTGGAAGCAAAATTTGAAAATTTGTTTCGAAACAGTACGTCAAAATGGTGGCAATTTACGGTCGTTTTATTCATAACACTGTTTTGGTGTATAGGGTCATACACCCAAAGTGCTTTATTCAAAAAAGCAGATAATTTTTTTTATGACTTTTTGCTTCAAATTACTGCAACAGGAAACGTATCAAGCCAGGTTACCATTATCGATATTGATGAAACCAGCTTATCATCAGTCGGGCAGTGGCCATGGCCAAGATATTTGCTGGCTAATCTTGTAAAAGAGTTGTCCGTCAATCAACCTGCCGCCATGGGGCTTGATATACTGTTTCCTGAACCGGACCGGAGCTCATTGAAAAACATTCAACGTCAATTCCGGAAAGATTTCGTTCTTAATCTTGGATTTACAGGGATTCCGCCTGAAATGCAGGATAACGATTTATTCCTGGCGCATATTTTCAGGCAGAGCGACATCGTGGGTG
Encoded here:
- a CDS encoding FecR family protein, with the translated sequence MKHIIKIVIFFMVGCWATAFAQDGKVGFIKKLSGDVSIKRGETIVATAQGDPILKSDVLITKTDSSVGIIFTDGTTIAIGQNTECNIENYMFEPKANAYAFNLYLKKGKAIYNSGRIGKLAPDKVSLKTPNAIVGTRGTHFIIQVN
- a CDS encoding OmpA family protein, with product MIRYILFFAGALFLISCSAKTSVILLPEQDNNASAVIVSNDRSSIALEKPYSCATVGNSKSRIDTKIIEKNKVEDDYKALFQAEPLKPVSILLYFEFGSDRLLPESAALIVDVLKLSKEREPSEVSIIGHSDSMGKADYNYKLALDRAKLVEKIIKDANIDLKNMSVTSHGENDPLVITGDNVSEEKNRRVEIMVK